The following proteins come from a genomic window of bacterium:
- a CDS encoding zinc metalloprotease HtpX encodes MALLRIKMSLLVIILFGILFAIVSLLAYTAGVTNFAFYLIVSLILMFIQYIVGPKIVEWSMRVRYITESEAPELHRMVSELAAHANIPKPKVGIAQIPIPNAFAFGRWAGDSRLCVTQGIIQLLNQDELRAVLGHEISHLKNRDVLTITLLSVIPIVLYRIAWGSLLFGRRSRREGGAALAIVGMLSFIFYFITNLLVLYASRIREYFADRGSVELGNRPDWLASALYRLVYGSARIPKEELREVEGLKAFFVNDPSRAGEEFRELKDLDIDRSGRIDASELKVLSRKKVRLGFTDRLLELLSTHPNMVNRIKQLSTYNTT; translated from the coding sequence ATGGCATTGTTAAGAATTAAAATGAGCCTTTTAGTCATTATCTTATTTGGTATTCTTTTTGCTATCGTTTCATTGCTTGCCTACACTGCTGGGGTGACAAATTTTGCATTTTATCTCATTGTCTCTCTTATCCTTATGTTCATCCAATATATAGTTGGTCCAAAGATTGTTGAGTGGTCAATGCGAGTCAGGTATATTACAGAAAGTGAAGCCCCAGAATTGCATAGAATGGTGTCAGAACTTGCCGCCCATGCTAATATACCAAAACCTAAGGTTGGTATAGCCCAAATTCCTATCCCTAATGCATTTGCATTTGGAAGATGGGCTGGTGATAGTAGGTTGTGTGTTACTCAAGGTATAATACAGCTACTAAATCAAGATGAACTGCGTGCAGTTCTTGGGCATGAGATATCACATCTGAAGAATCGTGATGTGTTGACTATTACCTTACTTTCAGTTATTCCTATAGTCCTATACAGAATTGCGTGGGGTTCATTATTATTTGGCAGAAGGTCAAGAAGAGAAGGTGGCGCAGCTTTAGCAATAGTTGGGATGCTTTCATTCATCTTTTACTTTATCACTAATTTACTCGTCCTTTATGCTTCTCGGATAAGGGAGTATTTTGCTGACCGTGGCTCAGTTGAGTTAGGAAACAGACCGGATTGGCTTGCCTCTGCATTGTATAGATTAGTGTATGGAAGTGCACGTATACCTAAAGAGGAATTACGTGAAGTTGAAGGTTTAAAGGCTTTCTTTGTCAACGACCCATCAAGAGCAGGAGAAGAGTTTAGAGAGCTTAAGGATTTGGACATTGACCGCAGTGGCAGAATTGATGCATCTGAGTTAAAAGTTTTAAGCAGAAAGAAAGTAAGGTTAGGATTTACTGACCGTCTATTAGAGCTACTCAGTACTCACCCAAATATGGTTAACAGGATAAAACAACTATCAACTTACAACACGACCTGA
- a CDS encoding Fur family transcriptional regulator, which yields MKTEEDIFRKYLKQKELKFTPERRAILDEVFSLHDHFDVETIFTRLSQRAEHISRATIYRTLPLLVGSGLIKEVLRAQDRGYYEHTFGHKHHDHMVCLKCGKAIEFKDNRIEKLQDEVCKKYGFKPVEHRLGIRGYCKECR from the coding sequence ATGAAGACAGAAGAAGACATATTTAGAAAGTATTTAAAACAAAAAGAGTTAAAGTTTACACCTGAGAGACGAGCAATTTTGGATGAGGTATTTTCACTACATGATCACTTTGATGTTGAAACTATTTTTACTAGACTGTCACAGAGGGCTGAACATATCTCACGTGCTACTATCTACAGGACTTTACCTTTACTGGTTGGGAGTGGCTTAATTAAAGAAGTACTGAGAGCTCAAGATAGGGGCTATTACGAACATACATTTGGGCATAAACATCATGACCATATGGTTTGTTTGAAATGTGGTAAGGCTATTGAATTTAAGGACAACCGTATAGAAAAGTTGCAAGATGAAGTATGTAAAAAATACGGTTTTAAACCTGTAGAACATAGACTCGGAATTAGAGGATATTGCAAGGAATGCAGGTGA
- a CDS encoding FeoA family protein: MGNKISLVEMRISEKGKVIEIQGGYGMIRKLETLGIREGKEIKKLSAQLMRGPVIIQVSNTRVAIGFGMARRIIVEVSGNT, from the coding sequence ATGGGTAACAAGATTTCACTGGTTGAGATGAGAATAAGCGAAAAAGGTAAGGTAATAGAAATACAAGGTGGATATGGTATGATTCGTAAGTTGGAGACTTTAGGAATCAGAGAAGGAAAGGAAATTAAGAAACTAAGTGCACAACTTATGAGAGGACCTGTTATTATCCAGGTGAGTAATACCCGAGTTGCTATTGGGTTTGGTATGGCAAGACGGATAATTGTAGAGGTAAGCGGAAATACTTAA
- a CDS encoding DUF5320 domain-containing protein, whose translation MGYRHRWMYYATGLPGWMRFGFSPGWVGRSPYGLGPAAQYLMYGTWPTPQMNYLWQTGRIPYTGVPGFPMPGFPTPYDPWGAVALTPEQEVDMLKSQAEILEDELDGIRKRISELEGGKK comes from the coding sequence ATGGGTTACAGGCATAGATGGATGTATTATGCGACTGGACTCCCCGGCTGGATGAGGTTTGGCTTTTCTCCCGGCTGGGTAGGCAGGAGTCCGTATGGCTTAGGGCCAGCGGCTCAATATTTGATGTATGGGACTTGGCCTACACCACAGATGAATTATTTATGGCAGACTGGACGGATTCCATATACAGGAGTTCCGGGATTTCCGATGCCGGGGTTTCCTACTCCTTACGACCCGTGGGGAGCTGTTGCTCTCACTCCTGAGCAGGAAGTGGATATGCTGAAATCACAGGCTGAAATACTGGAAGATGAGCTTGATGGAATTAGAAAAAGGATTTCTGAACTGGAAGGAGGCAAGAAATGA